The genomic window CGGCGCTGGGGGTGAAGGCGTTGATACGGTTGACGATATGACGGGCGGCCCACTGACCAACCTGAGCGGCGGTGTTTAATGGAATCAGTCTCATGTTTGTCCTCGTAATATGTTGCAGTGCAGTGTTTGACCGGGGAGTATAACCGCTGGGCGTCCACGCTGGAATCCGACGTGTTGTCCCCCCCTTAGGGGCAACTGCGGGTTGATTTTTTTTATTGCAAAATAAGTTTGCCTTAAATACTAGAGTAAGTCACAAAATAGAGCGATTCAAGATGAAATTTTGTTAAGAAAACCGTTATTATTTTGCGATGAGAATTAAATCTTTCGTCGGCGGGCCGTTGCGCTGCTGACGATGGCAACGACAAAGGCGGCAGTGCCAGCAGACCGGCCGCCAATAAAAGTCATGCTAATAGGGGAAACAAGGTGAATATACTCAGTTATCTGCAGAAAATAGGCCGGGCGCTGATGGTCCCGGTGGCGACACTGCCTGCCGCCGCTATCCTGATGGGGGTGGGCTATTGGATCGATCCGGTTGGCTGGGGGGGCAGCAATGCACTGGCAGCCTTTTTCATCAAATCCGGATCGGCGATTATTGAAAATATGTCGGTGCTGTTTGCCATCGGCGTTGCCTATGGTATGTCGAAAGATAAAGACGGCGCCGCGGCGCTTACCGGCTTCGTCGGTTTCCTGGTGGTGACGACACTGTGCGCGCCGGCCTCGGTGGCAATGATACAGAAAATCCCCGTGGATCAAGTGCCGGCGGCATTCGGCAAAATCAATAACCAGTTCGTCGGCATCCTGGTGGGGATTATTTCCGCCGAACTTTATAACCGATTTAGCCATGTCGAGCTCACCAAGGCGCTGTCGTTTTTCAGCGGACGCCGACTAGTGCCGATTCTGGTTTCCTTCGTGATGATTTTCATCGCCTTTATTCTGATGTATATCTGGCCGGTGATCTTCAACGCGCTGGTGGCGTTCGGTGAACACATCCAGCAGCTCGGCTCGGTGGGCGCGGGTATTTATGCCTTCTTTAACCGCTTACTGATCCCGGTCGGTCTGCACCACGCCTTGAATTCGGTCTTCTGGTTCGATGTCGCCGGCATTAACGATATTCCCAAATTCCTCGGTGGCCAGCAGTCCATTGAAGCCGGTACCGGTATCGTCGGTATCACCGGCCGTTATCAGGCGGGCTTCTTCCCGATCATGATGTTTGGCTTGCCCGGTGCGGCGCTGGCGATTTACCATTGCGCCCGCCCCGAAAACCGCAGTAAGATCGCTGGGATCATGCTTGCCGCGGCCTTCGCCTCGTTTTTTACCGGCATCACCGAACCGCTGGAATTCTCCTTTATGTTCGTGGCGCCGGTGTTGTATTTCCTGCACGCGATATTGACCGGCCTGTCGGTCTTTATTGCCGCCAGTATGCATTGGATTGCCGGCTTTGGCTTTAGCGCCGGGCTGGTGGATATGGTGCTCTCAAGCCGAAACCCGCTGGCGGTGCATTGGTATATGCTGATCCCGCAAGGGCTGGTGTTCTTCGTTCTGTATTATCTGGTATTCCGTTTCACCATCCGACGCTTTAATTTGCTCACCCCGGGCCGCGAATTGCAAATGGCCGGCGATGAAACCGATGGCTACGATGTGAATATCGATGCCGGCGGCGAAGGTGATGAGACGCAAAAACTGGCGCGTCGGTATATCAGCGTCATCGGTGGCTCGGACAATCTGACTGGTATTGATGCCTGTATTACCCGTCTGCGCCTGAGCGTAAAAGACACGTCGCTGGTCAATGACGCCGTGGCGAAAAACCTCGGCGCCCAAGGTGTGATCCGTCTGAATAAAGAAAGTCTGCAAATCATTGTCGGCACCCGCGCGGAAATTATTGCCAGCGCGATGCGTACTGTATTGGCCAACGGACCGGTCAGCCCGGCGCGCGCGGTATCCCCGACGCCGGTCGCGACTCCTGCACCGCGCGTAGAAACGCCTTCTGCCGGGAAACCGGTAGTGGTTTCGCTCATCTCGCCGATGACCGGTGACGTCGTGCTGCTGGAGCAGGTGCCGGATGAAGCTTTCGCCACCCGCGCCGTGGGAGAGGGTATCGCCATCCGTCCCACCGATAAACTGGTGTTGTCGCCGGCGAACGGTACGCTGGTCAAAGTCTTCAATACCCATCATGCTTTCTGCCTGGAAACCGATGGCGGCGCTGAAGTGGTAGTGCATATCGGTATCGATACCGTGGCCCTCAATGGACAAGGCTTTACCTGCCTGGTGGAAGAGGGCAGTAAGGTGACGCAAGGGCAGCCCATCCTGGAGCTGGATTTGGCCTACCTGAATGCCAACGCGCGTTCGATGATTAGCCCGGTGGTCGTGAGCAATATGGAGGAGTTCGGTGCGCTGACTCCCACCGCCAACACGACCGTGGTAGCAGGGCAAAGCCGGCTTTTGGACCTCACCGACAAATAAATCGCTTCTCCTTTTGCGCCGCGCGGTGAGACGCCCACAGCTGCGGCATACGCCGTAATGTTGTACTAAAAACGCCCGTGCTGCCGTAAGGGGCCGGGCGTTGCTTTTTCTGCTGTTATTCTTGCCGCGCCGGGGGAGGATCCCGATGCGGCAAGGCCCTGACCCGATGCCGCGTCCCGTTACCCCTCGTCACTTCGCTAACGCCGCCCTGCGGCGCCGGAATGGAGAATTTCTTTAACAAACGGTTGTGTCCTGGCGTGGCATGTTGGAACATAAGCGTAATGAATGAATGTCGTGCTGTTGTGTAGAGGAATATCAACATGAGTGAGGCTGAAGCCCGCCCAACAAATTTTATTCGTCAAATCATTGACGACGATCTGGCCTCGGGGAAGCATACATCGGTGCACACCCGATTTCCGCCGGAGCCAAATGGCTATTTGCATATCGGCCATGCCAAATCTATCTACCTCAATTTTGGCATCGCCCAGGATTATCAGGGCCAATGTAACCTGCGTTTCGACGATACCAATCCGGTTAAAGAAGACATGGAATATGTCGACTCTATCAAGCACGACGTGCAGTGGCTGGGTTTTAACTGGAGCGGTGACATTCACTACTCTTCCGATTATTTCGACAAGCTGCATGACTACGCGCTTGAGCTTATCGACAAAGGGCTGGCCTATGTCGACCAGCTATCGCCGGATCAAATCCGCGATTATCGCGGCACCCTCACGCGCCCGGGTAAAAACAGCCCTTATCGTGATCGGAGCGTGGAAGAAAACCGGGCGTTATTCGCCAGCATGCGCCAGGGCGAATTTGCGGAAGGCAGCGCCTGCCTGCGTGCAAAGATCGACATGGCCTCGCCGTTTATGGTGATGCGCGACCCGGTGCTGTACCGCATCAAATTCGCCGATCACCATCAGACCGGCAGCAAGTGGTGCATCTATCCGATGTATGACTTTACCCACTGCATCTCCGATGCGTTGGAAGGCATTACCCATTCGCTTTGCACGCTGGAGTTTCAGGATAACCGCCGGCTGTATGATTGGGTGCTGGATAACATTACGATCAATGTGCATCCCCGGCAGTATGAATTCTCCCGGCTTAATCTCGAATACGCCATTATGTCCAAGCGCAAGCTGAATCTTCTGGTCACGGAGAAAATTGTCGAGGGCTGGGACGATCCGCGCATGCCGACCATTTCCGGTCTGCGCCGCCGCGGCTATACGGCGGCCTCGATTCGTGAATTCTGCCGCCGTATCGGCGTGACGAAGCAGGATAACAATGTTGAGATGGCCGCGCTGGAAGCCTGCATCCGCGAAGATCTGAACGATCGAGCGCCGCGCGCCATGGCGGTGATTGACCCCGTGCGAGTGGTCATCGAAAGTCTCCCTATGGGGTATGAACAGGATATCGCGATGCCAAACCATCCCAACAGGCCGGAGATGGGGACCCGTCAGGTGGCGTTCAGCCGCGAAATTTATATCGATCGTGCTGACTTCCGCGAAGAAGCCAACAAGCAGTACAAGCGGCTGGTATTGGGCAAGGAAGTGCGCCTGCGCAATGCGTTTGTGATCAAGGCTGAACACGTGGAAAAAGACCCTCAGGGGCAAATCACCACGATTTTTTGCCGTCACGATCCCGACACCCTGAGTAAAGACCCCGCGGACGGGCGTAAGGTGAAAGGTGTAATCCACTGGGTATCGGCCAACCGTAGCCTTGCCGCGGAGTTCCGTCTGTATGACCGGTTATTCAGCGAAGCTAACCCGGCGGCTGCGGAGGATTTTCTCTCCACGCTGAATCCCGATTCGCTGGTTATCCGTCAGGGCTTTGTCGAAGCCGGCGTGCCGGCAGCCAATACGGGCGAACCCTTTCAGTTTGAGCGCGAAGGCTATTTCTGCGCCGACAGTCGCTACTTCAGCCCCACTCATCCGGTGTTTAACCGCACCGTGGGACTGCGCGATACCTGGGCTCAGAGAGCCGCAATGTAACTTTTTCCTGTCCTGTGCCTTTTTCGCTCAGGCGCAGGGCGGGGCCATCGCCCCGTGTTCTCTTCATCCCGCCGGCGAAAACGCCGGCTGCGACCGCCTCGATTCCCCTATTCTTGACCGCATGCGAAGACAGACTTTTCATGCCGGGTCCTGTGCGTGTCGGGCTGCCGTTTTAATCACTTTTACCCTAATTCAGGCCGCATAATGTTGATCGCTGCCGCTTACAGCACATTATTGCTTCTGCCCGTTTTTTATCGCCGCCGCCAACTCATTGAGATTCTTTAATTCAAGGGCCAGCGGTTGGTTGCGTAGGCGCACCTGATAATGGTCGGGACTGTCGCACCAGATAAAGATTTTATCTAACTCATCGGACGGCGGCGCTACTTTACAGACGATGGCCTTATCCCTCACCCGTAGCTTAACGCGGGCTGACAATACCTCAAACGCCGTATGCTTTTTTCTCTCGGCGCCGAAATCGTAGCAGGAGAACACCACCTCTTGTGCTGCCTTGGAGACGACGGGACCCGTTGACGATAGACTTTGCAGCGAAGCATAAACTGTTTTTCCATAGGGGACGAAGGCGCAATCCGTAGATTGAAACCTGGGCAAACTTGCCAGATCAATTTTTGCGTAAACGGGAAGCGCCGACACCAGTTTGCGTGCCCCCTGCCGGCAAAGGCACAGGTTTGGGCGGTCGTGGCGGGGTCTGCGTAGTCACAGTTTCGCCGCTATGGCGTGGGCGCGCTTGCACCAGAGACGGTGTGAGCGGCAGCGCGCGCTGGTGTTCGCCGGGCTTGGCGTCTTCTCGCGGGCTGCGCGAGGGCCGCGGCGGTGAGGTCGGTTTCGCGGCTTTTCGGCCGGAATTGATAGCGTCCTGTTGCGGGCCGAGGCGGTGAGGATCTCTCTATTGTGGCGGGGCTGAGCCATTTTGCCTGTCTTACGCTGAGGTGTCGGACCTAAACGACGTTGGCACGGCTGGAAGCGCTTCCGTTGCGTCCACGGAGGCTCGCGGCGGGAGGTTATCTTGCAGGATAGGTTTAATCATTGTGACACCTGTAAGTTGATTTATGCCGAGAGAAAAAGCGTTACCGGTTTCAGCTTAAGGCTGGAGTTAGCGGCACACGCGGCGGAGGGTTACCTGCACCGTAATGTGTTTCTGGCGCAGGAGCGGACTAAGAATTGTGAATAGTGATCGACCTATAAACCCACTGCTCGATAGATTAGGAAGTAACTTTCCCTATCGGAATCAGGTGAAAGGCTGATTCAAAATGAAGGAATGACGCAGAAGTGAAAGGCCGGGGGTGGCAAAGCGTTAAGGTGTCAAAGAAGGAAAAGAGGCAGGGAGGTAAGAATGCAAATGAGGCAAATGACGAAAGGATTCAGGAGTGTGAGAGTGAGGCGGTAAGGTTGACTCAGGCAGTTACAGCCTCAACAAATAAAAAAACCGCCGGCGGCGGTTTCTCTTTGTTCGCTCGTGATCTGACGGCCCAGGTGTTGGCGGTCAGAATTTTACGACGTGCGGATCATCTATATCATGCAGGGTTTCATCTTCACGGCAGTCGCCCTCTGCGCAATGGCCATAAATATAGAGACTGTGGTTGGTCAGTTTGATATTGTGCTTTTTCGCGATATCACGCTGGCGCGCTTCAATAAACTCATCGCGAAATTCGATGACCTTGCCGCAATCCAGGCAAATAAGGTGATCGTGATGATGCTGTTGGGTGAGCTCGAAAACCGATTTGCCGCCCTCAAAATTGTGGCGGGTGACAATACCGGCATCATCGAACTGGTTGAGTACGCGGTAAACGGTGGCCAGCCCGATTTCCTCACCCATATCGATAAGCTTTTTATACAGATCTTCCGCACTGACGTGGTGGCATTCCGGGTCTTGCAACACTTCCAGGATCTTGAGCCTGGGAAGGGTCACTTTCAGGCCGGCCTTCTTTAAGGCGATGTTATTGTCAGTCATGCGGGTTTGGTCCTGTTACTTGATAATCAAGCTATAAGCTAACACAGCCTATAACAATCGTCGGCCCGAAAAATGGTTCACTGTCTCATCATAGAACTCGCGGTCACAAATGAAAAAGAGACTCATTTTCATTATAGCCTACTCAGCGAGTAAGAACTATGTTACCTCTTTAGGTTCAAAAAATCACACAAAGTGTGGTACCATTGTACTGTTTTGGCGGAAAAAGTTACAAAATTGTAGCTATCAATTTGAAAGGAATTATTTATTAAGCCTAAAAACGGCAACCTGCCGTCCGGAGAGGCCGGACGGCGGCAAGGCGATTAGCCCAGATTCATCTCTGCGCTGATTTGTTTAACCCAGCCATTGACGCGCTCGGCGGTCAACCCTGGCTGCCGGTCTTCATCAATGGCCAGACCAATAAAGTGATCGTCGTCGGCAAGTCCTTTCGACGCCTCGAAATGATAGCCGGCGGTAGGCCAGTAGCCAACCAGCGTAGAGCCGTTAGGTTCTATAATATCCCGCAGGGTGCCCATCGCGTCGCAGAAATACTCCGCGTAGTCCTCCTGATCGCCACAGCCGAACAGCGCAACAATCTTGCCGTTAAAATCGACTTCTTCCAGCGTGGGGAAAAAATCATCCCAGTCGCACTGCGCTTCGCCGTAATACCAGGTCGGGATACCCAACAGCAGACGGTCGTACTGTTCCAGATCTTCTTTGCTGCTTTTGGCGATGTCAAAAACATCAGCAACATCGGTACCCAGTTGCTTCTGGATCATCTTGGCAATATTTTCGGTATTGCCGGTGTCACTGCCAAAAAAAATGCCTACACTCGCCATGAATATTAAAACCTCATAAATATTAAGGATATGCTCAATCGTCAACCTTAAGCTGATACGGGCAATAATAGCAGACCATCATCTAAGGAGATACCTGCCGGCGGGGGGTTTTTGCGTCAAATCCTCCCTGTGCGGTAAACGCGCCCGCTGCGCCGAGAGGGTCGACAGCAATTGCACGCAGGCAGGATGTCTATCCCGCTGCCGGCGGCTGCCCGGCAGGGCGCTTTGCCCGCAAGCGATGACGCCCAGGAGGGGTAATGCCTGTCAAGCATTCAACCGCTGGCCGGCAGTGTGTCCGTCCCGCCTTCAGCCGGCAGGCGCTCAAGCTCCGCCAGCAGGATAAGTTCGATAAGCTCACTGCGGGACATCGCCCGCTGGTCGGCCAATCTGTTCAGCGCATATACCGCCTGCGCATTAATTTTTAACTCCACCCGGCGCAGCCCGCGCACTTTATCGCGCCGCAGCTGGTTGCGCTTGTTGATTTTGAGCTGTTCATCCCTTGAAAGGGGGCTGGTTTTCGGCCGTCCCGGACGACGTTCATCCGTAAATAAATCCAGCGTGGTGCGGTCCGTTTGTTCTTTTGCCATAAGTTGATGAAGGGATATGCAACCGTAAGCGGCAGGGTCGCCGGCGGGTGGCCTGAGCCCTGGCCGGCGTCTTCCGAGCGTTATCTTTACCGGTCCCTGGAGGCAGCCGGCATCCAAAAACCCGTCATCTTACCCTAGCGACGCGGGCGGCGACAATGGCTAACTGCCTCTGCCGGCTTAACTCTCCGCCAGAAAACGCGCGACGGCGCGCAGTACCGCCTCGGGCTTTTCGGCATGCACCCAATGGCCAGCGCCGGCCACCACGTGAGCGCGAGCGTGGGAAATTGCTGACGAATCTGGTCGCGGTAGCGGTCATCCAGATAAGGGGAATTGCCGTCGCGGATAAACAGCACCGGCCCGGGCCAGGGCGCCTGGGTCCGCCAGCCGATAATGTCGGCGTAATTGTGCGCAATGCTTTTAACATCGAAACGCCAGTGGCCTTGATGAAACGATTTTAGTAGAAACTGCACGGTGCTGGCGTCGTCGATATCCTGCTCCATCAGCCGCGCCGCCTCGCTGCGCTGGGTGACCCCGGCGTTGCTGACGCGCGCCAGGGCCGTGAAAATGGCGTCATGGCTGCGGACCTCATAAGCGACGGGCGCCATGTCGATAACCACCGCCCGCGCGATGCGTCCCGGCGCCTGCGCGCGCAGCGTCATTGCCACTTTGCCCCCCATGGAATGACCGATGACGATGCAGCGCTCAATAAGTAGAGCGTCCAGCAATGCCATCACATCCTGCTCCATTTCGTCATAACGCATGGTGGGCGCAT from Sodalis glossinidius str. 'morsitans' includes these protein-coding regions:
- the nagE gene encoding N-acetylglucosamine-specific PTS transporter subunit IIBC gives rise to the protein MNILSYLQKIGRALMVPVATLPAAAILMGVGYWIDPVGWGGSNALAAFFIKSGSAIIENMSVLFAIGVAYGMSKDKDGAAALTGFVGFLVVTTLCAPASVAMIQKIPVDQVPAAFGKINNQFVGILVGIISAELYNRFSHVELTKALSFFSGRRLVPILVSFVMIFIAFILMYIWPVIFNALVAFGEHIQQLGSVGAGIYAFFNRLLIPVGLHHALNSVFWFDVAGINDIPKFLGGQQSIEAGTGIVGITGRYQAGFFPIMMFGLPGAALAIYHCARPENRSKIAGIMLAAAFASFFTGITEPLEFSFMFVAPVLYFLHAILTGLSVFIAASMHWIAGFGFSAGLVDMVLSSRNPLAVHWYMLIPQGLVFFVLYYLVFRFTIRRFNLLTPGRELQMAGDETDGYDVNIDAGGEGDETQKLARRYISVIGGSDNLTGIDACITRLRLSVKDTSLVNDAVAKNLGAQGVIRLNKESLQIIVGTRAEIIASAMRTVLANGPVSPARAVSPTPVATPAPRVETPSAGKPVVVSLISPMTGDVVLLEQVPDEAFATRAVGEGIAIRPTDKLVLSPANGTLVKVFNTHHAFCLETDGGAEVVVHIGIDTVALNGQGFTCLVEEGSKVTQGQPILELDLAYLNANARSMISPVVVSNMEEFGALTPTANTTVVAGQSRLLDLTDK
- the glnS gene encoding glutamine--tRNA ligase, translating into MSEAEARPTNFIRQIIDDDLASGKHTSVHTRFPPEPNGYLHIGHAKSIYLNFGIAQDYQGQCNLRFDDTNPVKEDMEYVDSIKHDVQWLGFNWSGDIHYSSDYFDKLHDYALELIDKGLAYVDQLSPDQIRDYRGTLTRPGKNSPYRDRSVEENRALFASMRQGEFAEGSACLRAKIDMASPFMVMRDPVLYRIKFADHHQTGSKWCIYPMYDFTHCISDALEGITHSLCTLEFQDNRRLYDWVLDNITINVHPRQYEFSRLNLEYAIMSKRKLNLLVTEKIVEGWDDPRMPTISGLRRRGYTAASIREFCRRIGVTKQDNNVEMAALEACIREDLNDRAPRAMAVIDPVRVVIESLPMGYEQDIAMPNHPNRPEMGTRQVAFSREIYIDRADFREEANKQYKRLVLGKEVRLRNAFVIKAEHVEKDPQGQITTIFCRHDPDTLSKDPADGRKVKGVIHWVSANRSLAAEFRLYDRLFSEANPAAAEDFLSTLNPDSLVIRQGFVEAGVPAANTGEPFQFEREGYFCADSRYFSPTHPVFNRTVGLRDTWAQRAAM
- the fur gene encoding ferric iron uptake transcriptional regulator, whose protein sequence is MTDNNIALKKAGLKVTLPRLKILEVLQDPECHHVSAEDLYKKLIDMGEEIGLATVYRVLNQFDDAGIVTRHNFEGGKSVFELTQQHHHDHLICLDCGKVIEFRDEFIEARQRDIAKKHNIKLTNHSLYIYGHCAEGDCREDETLHDIDDPHVVKF
- the fldA gene encoding flavodoxin FldA, with the translated sequence MASVGIFFGSDTGNTENIAKMIQKQLGTDVADVFDIAKSSKEDLEQYDRLLLGIPTWYYGEAQCDWDDFFPTLEEVDFNGKIVALFGCGDQEDYAEYFCDAMGTLRDIIEPNGSTLVGYWPTAGYHFEASKGLADDDHFIGLAIDEDRQPGLTAERVNGWVKQISAEMNLG
- the ybfE gene encoding LexA regulated protein, with translation MAKEQTDRTTLDLFTDERRPGRPKTSPLSRDEQLKINKRNQLRRDKVRGLRRVELKINAQAVYALNRLADQRAMSRSELIELILLAELERLPAEGGTDTLPASG